The region AATCTTCCGCGCCGACGAATTCGGCATAGGCCGCGTCCAGCACCAGCACGACATGGGCGGGCAGCCCGGCATGCAGGCGCGCCACCTCCGCCTGGGCCAGATAGGTCCCGGTCGGGTTGTTGGGATTGGCGAGGTAGACGAGTTTCGTCGCCGGCGTCACCGCCGCCAGCAGGGCGTCGACATCGGCCTTCAGCTCGGTCTCGGGCGCCTTCACCGGCGTCGCCCCCACCGCATGGGCCGAGATGGCGTAGACCAGGAAGCCATGCTCGGAAAACAGCACCTCGTCGCCCGGCCCGGCATAGGCCTTGGTCAGGAGATAGATGATCTCGTCGGAGCCGGCGCCGCAGACGATCCGGTCGGCGGGCACGTCGAAGCGCCGGGCGATGGCCTGGCGCAGTTCGCCGGCGCCGCCGTCCGGGTAGCGGTGCAGGGCCTGGGCCGCCGCCGCATAGGCTTCCATCGCCTTGGGGCTGGGGCCGATGCCCGATTCGTTGGACGACAGCTTGATCACCCGCTGGCCCGGTTCGCTCTTCGAGCGGCCGCCGACATAGGGCGCGATCTCGAGAATGCCGGGGCGAGGAACGGGGGTATTGGCGATAAGGGGCATGGCGCCTGTCCTGAAGGCTTTGTCTAGATCTAGGCTCAGTGGCGGGGCATCAGTAGTGGCGGACCTCGATCGGACGGGCATAGCCGCCGGCGACGATGGCCTGCAAGATTTCCTCGCCGTGATTGGCAAGCAGGGTCTTGAGGCGCGGGTCGTGATCTTCGAGCGCGCCGTCGATCTCGAACAGGTGCAGGACATCGCCGCCGCGCTGGCGGCTGTCGATGCACTGGCCGATCAGGCCGGCGGCGGCCAGGCGATCAGTGAGGCGGCCGCGGCTGATTTCGGTGCCGTCCCCGGTCACGATGATGAGGTAGGCGGCATCGTCGCCGCTGGCGCCGGGCTCGAACGGCGCGACCACCACGCCTTCGACCGGGGCCTGGGCATCGCGCGCGAAGGGCAGGCGCGCGACGATGCGCGGCCGCGCCGCGTCGGTCGCCGCCAGCAGCGGCCACCACACTTCGTCGTCGCCCGCCGGCAGGGGCAGCACGCCCACCACCTGGCCCGCGCCCTCGGCGATGGCACGCAGGGCCTGGCCCGGTGTGTCGTAGATGTCGATCCGGCTGGCACCGAAATGGTTGCGGGCCAGGTCGAAATGATCGAGCGGGCGGTGCAGCGAATGCAGGGCCACGGCAAAGGGGGCCTGGGTATGGGTCAGGGCGGCGATGATCTCGCGCCAGATCCGCCCGACCACGACCGCCGGGAAGGGCCCGCGGTGGCGGCCGATCAGGCGGCGCAGGATATTGGCCTCGCGCTCGGGGCGCATGGCCCCGCCGCCGGCGCCGCGCTTGAACGCGGCGATCCGCTGCACCACGTCGGTGCGCAGGATCAGGAGATCCTGGAGGCGGTCGTCGATCTCGTCGATCTCGCGCCGCAGGTCGTCGAGGTCGTTCTTCTGCTCGCTCATTTTATGGGACTGTCGAAGCCCGGACGGGTTGCCCGAAGCGAACCGTTTTTAGACGGATGAAACCAGGAACGCAAAGAAAACATTGACTTGGGCCATGCCCGCCCATAACCGATGGGGCGGAGAAAAGATGACCGTCGTCAACACGCCCGATCAACTGCCGTCGGCGCCCTCCCCCGCCCTCGACACCGCCCCGGAGGGGGGTCACAGCAAGCGCGCCTTGCTGGGCCTCGACGCGCCGTTGCAACTGGATTCGGGCGCCCTGCTAGGGCCCCTGACCGTCGCCTACGAGACTTACGGCACGCTCAATGCAACAAAATCGAACGCGGTGCTGGTCTGCCATGCGTTGACCGGGGACCAGTATGTCGCCTCGATCAACCCCGTCACCGGCAAGCCGGGCTGGTGGACCGGCCTGATCGGGCCGGGCCAGGCGGTCGACACCGACCGATTCTTCGTCATCTGCGCCAATGTCCTGGGCGGCTGCATGGGCACGACCGGGCCCAAGGACCTCAATCCCAATAGCTGCAAGCCCTTCGGCCTGGATTTCCCGGTCATCACCATCGCAGACATGGTGCGGGCCCAGGCCATGCTGATCGACCATCTGGGGATCGACAGCCTGTTCTGCGTCATCGGCGGCTCGATGGGCGGGATGCAGGTCCTGCAATGGGCCGCCGCCTACCCGCAGCGGGTGTTCGCGGCCGTGCCCATCGCCACCGCGGCGCGCCATTCGGCCCAGAACATCGCCTTCCACGAGGTCGGCCGCCAGGCGATCATGGCCGATCCGGAATGGCGCGAGGGCCGCTACCTCGACCAGGGCACGCGGCCGCGCGCAGGCCTGGCCGTGGCGCGCATGGCCGCCCACATCACCTATCTGTCGGAACCGGCCCTGCACCGCAAGTTCGGCCGCAGGCTTCAGGCGCGCGACCGCCTGGGCTTTTCCTTCGACGCGGATTTCCAGGTCGAATCCTACCTGCGCTACCAGGGCTCGAGCTTCGTCGAGCGCTTCGATGCCAATTCCTACCTCTACATCACCCGGGCGATGGATTATTTCGACCTGGCGCAGCCCCATGACGGGGTGCTGTCCGCCGCCTTCAAGGGCACGAAGACCCGCTTCTGCGTCGTCTCCTTCACCTCCGACTGGCTGTTCCCGACGCCTGAGAACCGCAAGATCGTGCATGCCCTGAACGCCGTCGCCGCCAACGTCTCCTTCGTCGAGATCGAGACCGACAAGGGCCACGACGCCTTCCTGCTGGACGAGCCGGAATTCAACCGCACCCTGACCGGCTTCATCTCCTCGGCCTGGGCCGCCCGCCAGAAGACCATGCCATGAGTGAACCCGTTCGGCCCAATGTCGACGCCATCCGCGTCGACCTGCGCGCCATCGCCGAGATGGTCGCGCCCGGCGCCAAGGTGCTGGACGTCGGCTGCGGCGACGGCGACCTGCTGGCCTGGCTGGGCGAGCACAAGGGCGTCGACGGCCGGGGTGTGGAACTGTCCCAGGCGGGCGTGAATGCCTGCGTCGCCCGCGGCCTCTCGGCCGTGCAGGGCGACGCCGATACCGACCTCGTCGACTATCCCACCGACGCCTTCGATTTCGTGATCC is a window of Oleomonas cavernae DNA encoding:
- the hisC gene encoding histidinol-phosphate transaminase, whose protein sequence is MANTPVPRPGILEIAPYVGGRSKSEPGQRVIKLSSNESGIGPSPKAMEAYAAAAQALHRYPDGGAGELRQAIARRFDVPADRIVCGAGSDEIIYLLTKAYAGPGDEVLFSEHGFLVYAISAHAVGATPVKAPETELKADVDALLAAVTPATKLVYLANPNNPTGTYLAQAEVARLHAGLPAHVVLVLDAAYAEFVGAEDYEAGFKLVAAAQNVVMMRTFSKLYGLAALRLGWAYCPAGIADVLNRLRGPFNVSTAAQVAGVAALGDEAFLEEARRHNDAWRAWLTGRLTQLGLKVTPSVANFLLVRFPDEPGRTAADADNYLTGRGILLRRVEAYGLPQYLRISVGRGDECEAAAAAIADFLRGDHG
- the metX gene encoding homoserine O-acetyltransferase MetX; translation: MTVVNTPDQLPSAPSPALDTAPEGGHSKRALLGLDAPLQLDSGALLGPLTVAYETYGTLNATKSNAVLVCHALTGDQYVASINPVTGKPGWWTGLIGPGQAVDTDRFFVICANVLGGCMGTTGPKDLNPNSCKPFGLDFPVITIADMVRAQAMLIDHLGIDSLFCVIGGSMGGMQVLQWAAAYPQRVFAAVPIATAARHSAQNIAFHEVGRQAIMADPEWREGRYLDQGTRPRAGLAVARMAAHITYLSEPALHRKFGRRLQARDRLGFSFDADFQVESYLRYQGSSFVERFDANSYLYITRAMDYFDLAQPHDGVLSAAFKGTKTRFCVVSFTSDWLFPTPENRKIVHALNAVAANVSFVEIETDKGHDAFLLDEPEFNRTLTGFISSAWAARQKTMP
- a CDS encoding chorismate mutase, giving the protein MSEQKNDLDDLRREIDEIDDRLQDLLILRTDVVQRIAAFKRGAGGGAMRPEREANILRRLIGRHRGPFPAVVVGRIWREIIAALTHTQAPFAVALHSLHRPLDHFDLARNHFGASRIDIYDTPGQALRAIAEGAGQVVGVLPLPAGDDEVWWPLLAATDAARPRIVARLPFARDAQAPVEGVVVAPFEPGASGDDAAYLIIVTGDGTEISRGRLTDRLAAAGLIGQCIDSRQRGGDVLHLFEIDGALEDHDPRLKTLLANHGEEILQAIVAGGYARPIEVRHY